The following proteins come from a genomic window of Bradyrhizobium paxllaeri:
- a CDS encoding acyl carrier protein yields MQYVASVQDRVLFVVRSVLEQNAIKADIHPESRLVDIGLDSMDMVALMLKVEAEFDLILPQPEITPENFQSVRTLEAMILNQLGPGTG; encoded by the coding sequence ATGCAATACGTTGCCAGCGTCCAGGACCGTGTTCTTTTCGTCGTCAGGAGCGTCCTCGAGCAGAACGCGATCAAGGCGGATATTCACCCGGAGTCGCGGCTGGTAGATATCGGGCTGGACTCGATGGATATGGTCGCGCTGATGCTCAAGGTCGAAGCCGAGTTCGATCTCATCCTTCCTCAACCCGAGATCACGCCCGAGAATTTCCAATCGGTGAGGACGCTGGAGGCGATGATCCTCAACCAGCTCGGACCCGGAACGGGATAA
- a CDS encoding acyl-CoA dehydrogenase family protein, which translates to MNLQQVQLRNFAPESNQLQSYSDRASFRQRTAAVAEAAATEVEAVDREARFPRKAIDAAREQRLLGVQIPIEFGGDGASISEVTDMCYALGRACASAGMIFAMHQTKVACLVRHGAGSGWHERLMCRVAAEQLLLASSTTEGQNGGNIRFSSAAVERAGAEISLARDATVISYGAEADGIVTIARRDDAAAGSDQVMLAITRDDYTLEPTLAWETLGMRGTCSAGFKLDFKGTAEQIFPVSYDKIHAQTMTPVAHLCWSSVWAGIAAAAVDRAQLFIRKAARGAGGNMPPGASHFTAARMTLTKLRAIITANLESYAAREHDERALSSIDFQSSINLLKVEASELAVTTVLHAMRACGLSGYRNDTDVSVGRHLRDVLSAPIMINNDRILANMGSAALMSAVPASLRD; encoded by the coding sequence ATGAACCTGCAGCAAGTCCAGCTCCGCAACTTCGCCCCGGAAAGCAACCAACTGCAATCCTACTCCGACCGCGCCTCGTTCCGGCAGCGGACGGCGGCTGTCGCGGAAGCAGCGGCGACGGAGGTCGAAGCGGTGGACCGTGAGGCGCGCTTCCCGCGGAAGGCCATCGACGCGGCGCGAGAGCAGCGGCTTCTGGGCGTTCAGATCCCGATCGAATTCGGCGGAGACGGCGCATCGATATCCGAGGTGACCGACATGTGTTACGCGCTCGGCCGCGCCTGCGCATCGGCCGGGATGATCTTCGCAATGCATCAGACCAAGGTGGCGTGTCTGGTTCGCCACGGCGCGGGTAGCGGCTGGCACGAAAGGCTGATGTGCCGCGTAGCCGCCGAGCAGCTGCTGCTCGCGTCGTCGACCACCGAAGGCCAGAACGGCGGGAATATTCGTTTCAGCTCGGCGGCGGTGGAGCGCGCCGGCGCCGAGATTTCGCTGGCTCGCGACGCGACGGTGATTTCGTATGGCGCCGAGGCGGACGGCATCGTCACCATCGCCCGCCGCGACGACGCCGCCGCGGGATCCGATCAGGTGATGCTGGCCATCACCCGGGACGACTATACGCTGGAGCCCACCCTTGCGTGGGAGACGCTCGGCATGCGCGGAACCTGCAGCGCCGGCTTCAAGCTGGACTTCAAGGGTACCGCGGAACAGATATTCCCTGTGTCTTACGACAAGATCCATGCGCAGACGATGACGCCGGTTGCCCATTTGTGCTGGTCGTCGGTCTGGGCGGGAATCGCGGCCGCGGCAGTGGACCGCGCGCAGCTGTTCATCCGCAAGGCCGCGCGCGGTGCCGGCGGCAACATGCCTCCCGGCGCGTCACATTTCACCGCCGCCAGGATGACGCTGACGAAGCTGCGGGCCATCATCACCGCCAATCTCGAGTCCTATGCGGCGCGCGAACACGATGAGCGCGCGCTGTCGTCGATCGACTTTCAGTCGTCGATCAACCTTCTGAAGGTGGAGGCCTCCGAGCTCGCTGTCACGACCGTGCTGCACGCGATGCGCGCCTGCGGCTTGTCCGGCTACCGCAACGACACCGACGTCAGCGTTGGCCGTCACCTCCGCGACGTTCTTTCAGCTCCAATCATGATCAACAATGATCGCATCCTCGCCAATATGGGTAGCGCCGCGCTGATGAGCGCCGTTCCGGCATCCCTGCGCGACTGA